In a genomic window of Coprococcus eutactus:
- a CDS encoding ATP-dependent Clp protease ATP-binding subunit, producing MKLPYSKETELVLKEANKVARKLGQNFVGSEHMILALASVSDTTAYSILNNNGLDIAKVAHALKFILEPGGTVTREKDKYTETARQILEDAQAEAARLSSDEVGTEHLLLAILKVQSCVAVRLMQIEKINIQKVYIDILMTCGMDANVAKKEYASVKKKKAKLGVSTPTLDKYSRDITMEARHGNLDPVVGREKEIQRVMQILSRRMKNNPCLVGEPGVGKTAVVEGIAYMISRGNVPDTVKGKRLLSLDISGMLAGSKYRGEFEDRIKKVIQEVMMSGDVILFVDELHTLVGAGDAEGAIDASNILKPSLSRGEIQMIGATTIAEYRKYIEKDAALERRFQPVNVEEPTRDEAVDILKGLRSCYEQHHGVEISDEAVEAAVDLSVRYITDRFLPDKAIDLMDEACSRRRLGFSAQGIVQDRSVAELATLDSDLETALISGNIEEAANIRHRQEELAKKTARSQLAGRHNIIVGENDIADVVSVWTKIPVSKLTEKESKRLEKLETELHKRVVGQEEAVSAVAKAIKRSRVGLKDPRRPIGTFLFLGPTGVGKTELSKALADVVFGSEDALIRVDMSEYMEKHSVSKLIGSPPGYVGFEEGGQLSEKVRTNPYSVILFDEIEKAHSDVFNILLQVLDDGHITDSQGRKVDFKNTIIIMTSNTGAQRIIDPKQLGFVTVQDDNKEHEDMKKNVMDELKRTFKPEFLNRIDDTIVFHALSEKNVRDIAGLMLKELKNRVQAQMDIELKFTDNMKKYIFEKGYDKKYGARPLRRAIQTYVEDELAEAILAGGVHKGEVVTVTVKKIKGENGSVTEKVSLTAKQKNIED from the coding sequence ATGAAATTGCCATATAGCAAAGAAACGGAGTTAGTTTTAAAAGAGGCTAACAAAGTAGCGCGAAAGCTGGGACAGAACTTTGTAGGAAGTGAACATATGATACTGGCTCTGGCGTCGGTCTCGGATACAACAGCGTACAGCATATTGAATAATAACGGACTGGATATAGCAAAGGTGGCACATGCGTTGAAGTTCATTTTGGAACCGGGTGGGACAGTCACCAGGGAAAAGGACAAATATACTGAGACGGCAAGACAGATACTTGAGGATGCACAGGCGGAGGCGGCAAGACTGTCATCTGACGAAGTCGGAACAGAGCATTTGCTGCTTGCCATACTAAAGGTTCAGAGCTGCGTTGCTGTGAGACTTATGCAGATAGAGAAGATCAATATACAGAAGGTATATATAGATATATTGATGACTTGCGGAATGGACGCAAATGTAGCAAAGAAGGAATATGCATCCGTCAAAAAGAAGAAGGCAAAATTGGGCGTTTCCACACCAACACTAGATAAGTATTCAAGGGATATCACCATGGAAGCAAGACATGGAAATTTGGATCCTGTTGTTGGAAGGGAGAAGGAGATCCAAAGAGTCATGCAGATACTCAGCAGGAGAATGAAGAATAATCCTTGTCTAGTAGGGGAACCGGGAGTTGGAAAAACTGCGGTGGTGGAAGGCATAGCTTATATGATAAGTCGTGGCAATGTGCCGGATACGGTGAAGGGCAAGAGACTGTTGTCCCTCGATATATCTGGAATGCTTGCAGGTTCCAAATACCGCGGTGAATTTGAGGACAGGATCAAGAAGGTCATCCAGGAGGTAATGATGTCTGGGGATGTTATCCTGTTTGTAGACGAGCTCCATACACTGGTTGGCGCAGGAGATGCAGAGGGCGCCATAGATGCCTCAAATATACTTAAACCATCGCTTTCACGCGGTGAGATACAGATGATAGGTGCCACAACAATAGCTGAGTACAGAAAATACATTGAGAAAGATGCAGCTCTTGAGAGAAGATTTCAGCCGGTGAATGTCGAAGAACCGACAAGGGATGAGGCTGTTGATATACTTAAGGGACTGAGATCGTGCTATGAGCAGCATCACGGAGTAGAGATAAGTGATGAGGCAGTTGAAGCGGCTGTAGATTTGTCTGTAAGATATATCACGGACAGATTCCTTCCGGACAAGGCGATAGACCTGATGGATGAAGCATGCTCCAGGAGACGGCTTGGATTTTCTGCCCAGGGAATTGTTCAAGACAGGAGTGTGGCAGAACTTGCGACACTTGACAGTGATCTTGAGACTGCACTCATTTCTGGCAACATAGAAGAGGCGGCAAATATAAGACACAGACAGGAAGAACTTGCGAAGAAGACGGCTCGTAGTCAGTTGGCAGGAAGACACAACATTATTGTTGGGGAAAATGACATAGCTGACGTTGTCTCAGTGTGGACGAAGATACCTGTCAGCAAACTAACCGAGAAGGAGTCAAAGAGACTTGAAAAGCTTGAAACTGAACTTCACAAACGTGTGGTGGGACAGGAAGAAGCCGTGTCCGCCGTTGCAAAAGCGATAAAGAGAAGCAGGGTAGGCCTTAAGGATCCAAGAAGACCTATAGGAACATTTCTGTTTCTCGGTCCGACAGGTGTGGGTAAAACAGAACTTTCAAAGGCACTCGCAGATGTAGTATTTGGAAGTGAGGATGCGCTTATCAGAGTTGACATGTCGGAATACATGGAAAAACACAGTGTGTCAAAACTTATCGGTTCACCTCCGGGATATGTAGGATTTGAGGAAGGCGGACAGCTCAGTGAAAAGGTGAGAACAAATCCGTACTCAGTGATACTGTTCGACGAGATAGAGAAAGCGCACAGCGATGTGTTCAACATACTCTTGCAGGTTCTCGATGACGGTCATATAACTGATTCACAGGGAAGAAAGGTGGATTTCAAGAACACTATTATTATCATGACGTCAAATACAGGCGCCCAGAGAATTATAGACCCTAAACAGCTTGGATTTGTCACAGTACAGGATGACAACAAGGAACATGAGGACATGAAGAAAAACGTTATGGATGAGCTCAAGAGGACGTTCAAGCCTGAGTTCCTCAACAGAATTGATGATACCATCGTGTTCCATGCGCTCAGCGAGAAGAATGTGCGTGACATAGCAGGACTTATGCTGAAGGAACTCAAAAACAGAGTTCAGGCTCAGATGGATATAGAACTTAAGTTTACTGATAATATGAAGAAATATATCTTCGAGAAGGGATATGACAAGAAGTACGGTGCAAGACCATTAAGGCGTGCAATACAGACATATGTCGAGGATGAACTAGCGGAGGCTATACTTGCCGGAGGTGTCCATAAAGGTGAAGTGGTTACTGTGACGGTCAAGAAGATCAAGGGTGAAAATGGCTCCGTGACTGAAAAAGTATCACTTACTGCAAAACAAAAGAATATAGAAGACTAA
- a CDS encoding LysR family transcriptional regulator — protein sequence MELRLLRYFLTVAKEQSFTKAAEQLHITQPTLSRQMAAFEEELGVTLFIRMGKRSSLTDEGILLKRRALEILNLEEITLEELKGKETVVEGTITIGCGEFAAMETLAKICKTYKEKYPLVQIALHTATADAVYEMMSKGLVDIALFLEPVDTEGLDYIRITDCDHWCVGMRPDDPLAKKEFIKKEDLIGKPLILPERGNVQSELANWFGKDFSKLQIAFTSNLGTNAGVMAANGLGYPISIEGAAKYWRDDILVQRKIFPEITTSTVIAWRRNIPYSLAVSKMIEEINAFQA from the coding sequence ATGGAATTAAGACTATTACGCTATTTTCTGACAGTAGCAAAAGAACAGAGCTTTACAAAAGCAGCAGAACAATTGCATATTACCCAGCCAACGCTTTCAAGACAAATGGCGGCATTTGAAGAGGAGCTTGGAGTAACATTATTTATTCGTATGGGGAAGAGAAGTTCACTCACTGATGAGGGAATTCTATTAAAAAGGCGAGCCCTGGAGATTCTTAATCTTGAGGAAATAACACTAGAGGAACTTAAAGGGAAAGAAACGGTAGTAGAGGGCACTATAACCATTGGATGCGGTGAATTTGCGGCAATGGAGACATTGGCGAAGATATGTAAAACGTACAAAGAAAAATATCCGCTGGTTCAGATTGCATTGCATACTGCAACAGCAGATGCAGTGTATGAGATGATGAGCAAAGGACTTGTAGACATTGCATTGTTCTTGGAGCCAGTGGACACCGAAGGTTTGGATTATATCCGGATTACGGATTGTGATCACTGGTGTGTTGGAATGCGGCCAGATGATCCGCTGGCCAAAAAAGAGTTTATAAAAAAGGAAGATCTCATAGGAAAACCATTGATCCTGCCCGAAAGAGGAAATGTTCAAAGTGAACTCGCCAATTGGTTTGGAAAAGACTTTTCGAAACTGCAGATTGCTTTTACGAGTAATCTTGGAACCAATGCCGGAGTCATGGCAGCAAATGGATTGGGGTATCCGATATCGATCGAAGGTGCTGCAAAGTATTGGAGAGATGACATTCTTGTACAACGAAAAATTTTTCCTGAAATTACGACAAGTACCGTGATTGCCTGGAGACGAAACATTCCATATTCCCTGGCGGTCAGTAAGATGATAGAAGAAATAAATGCTTTTCAGGCATAG
- a CDS encoding alpha/beta fold hydrolase, with translation MKVYEFGDKNKPSIMLFPGTCCYWKTNFGHVLDGLQEHFHTLVVSYSGFDDTENSTFISELDEVLKVENYIKDKLDGKLFAAYGCSLGGSFVSLLIGRQNIHIDHGIIGSSDMDQAPKWLAKLETAIMMPMFYPFITGKESGILKKVFEKKMNEGNDSSEYMKKFMEIMGKGSGIDFSFISKESMKNQFCTDLYTSVGEHINVPGTTIHVFYAKKMGEKYLERYRKCFADPDICEFDLQHEELLLDADRWVHEVCRVCGINHTL, from the coding sequence ATGAAAGTTTACGAATTCGGGGATAAAAATAAACCGAGCATCATGCTCTTTCCTGGCACCTGCTGCTATTGGAAAACCAACTTTGGACACGTTCTTGATGGGCTTCAGGAGCACTTTCATACTCTGGTTGTCAGCTACAGTGGATTTGACGATACGGAGAATTCTACATTTATTTCAGAGCTTGACGAAGTTCTGAAGGTTGAGAACTACATCAAAGATAAACTTGACGGAAAGCTGTTTGCAGCATACGGCTGTTCCCTCGGAGGTTCATTTGTCTCTCTCCTGATCGGGCGTCAGAATATACATATAGATCATGGAATCATAGGTTCAAGCGACATGGATCAGGCGCCAAAGTGGCTGGCAAAGCTTGAGACAGCCATCATGATGCCTATGTTCTATCCTTTTATCACCGGCAAGGAAAGCGGTATTCTGAAAAAAGTATTTGAGAAGAAAATGAACGAAGGAAATGACAGTTCTGAATATATGAAGAAATTCATGGAGATCATGGGCAAAGGAAGTGGAATAGACTTTTCATTCATATCCAAGGAGTCCATGAAGAATCAGTTCTGCACCGACCTGTACACAAGCGTTGGAGAACACATAAACGTACCCGGAACGACTATCCACGTATTCTACGCCAAGAAAATGGGTGAGAAATATCTTGAGCGTTACAGGAAGTGTTTCGCCGATCCGGATATCTGTGAATTTGATCTGCAGCACGAAGAACTGCTGCTTGACGCCGACCGCTGGGTTCATGAGGTCTGCAGGGTGTGCGGCATAAATCACACTTTATAG
- a CDS encoding type II toxin-antitoxin system HipA family toxin, with protein MRNLGVWIEIGGLQTYVGRIIGEKEEDARFSYAEEYLSGNIARPISIHLPLSENAFSVDDTRNFFEGLLPEGFTRRCVAGLLHTDANNYLSLLAGLGNECLGAIKITDENNEVVNADYQKLTIDEVSQLAREGAMETAELVTKSHLSLTGASGKVGLYYDENNKDWYLPKGSAPSTYIVKQSHVRLDGIVTNEQLCMMTAGNMGIEIPESFIVNVGDGRDEEVLLATKRYDRAIKDGLKKINGLSVPYRLHQEDFSQAMGISAHNKYESDNAGYLKMMFEIIRQKSFNPIADQLKMWDICIFNYLIGNTDNHIKNVSLLYDEELKTVCLAPAYDILSTVIYTSSTRDMAFSIGNEYDIKKITRDSFRREAANIGLGEQMAMKRFDYLANAFPDALNKACDELLGKGFNKAIDIYERIRDKRREFIS; from the coding sequence ATGAGAAATTTGGGGGTTTGGATAGAGATTGGTGGCTTGCAGACATATGTAGGTCGTATAATTGGAGAAAAAGAAGAAGATGCTAGATTCTCATATGCAGAAGAGTATTTATCTGGTAACATAGCCAGACCGATATCAATACATTTGCCATTATCTGAAAACGCATTTTCCGTTGATGATACAAGGAATTTTTTTGAAGGTTTGTTACCTGAAGGATTTACCAGAAGATGTGTGGCTGGGTTATTGCATACAGACGCAAATAATTATCTGTCATTATTAGCCGGGTTAGGTAATGAGTGTCTGGGAGCAATAAAAATTACAGATGAGAATAACGAAGTAGTAAATGCAGATTATCAGAAATTGACAATTGATGAGGTTAGTCAGTTGGCAAGAGAAGGAGCAATGGAGACTGCGGAGTTAGTCACAAAGTCACATTTGTCACTTACAGGAGCATCTGGAAAGGTTGGGTTATATTATGATGAAAATAATAAAGATTGGTATTTACCCAAAGGGTCAGCGCCAAGTACATATATAGTAAAGCAGAGTCATGTAAGGCTTGACGGAATAGTTACAAATGAGCAGTTGTGTATGATGACGGCAGGAAATATGGGAATAGAGATTCCTGAAAGTTTTATAGTCAATGTCGGAGATGGCAGAGATGAGGAAGTTTTGCTAGCAACTAAAAGATATGATCGTGCAATAAAGGACGGATTAAAAAAAATCAATGGGTTAAGTGTTCCGTACAGGTTACATCAGGAAGATTTCTCTCAAGCGATGGGAATTTCGGCGCATAACAAATATGAGAGTGATAATGCCGGATATTTAAAAATGATGTTTGAGATCATAAGACAGAAATCGTTCAACCCGATAGCAGATCAATTGAAAATGTGGGATATATGTATATTCAATTACCTAATAGGCAATACAGATAATCATATCAAAAATGTTTCATTGCTTTATGATGAAGAGTTGAAAACAGTATGCTTGGCACCGGCATATGACATATTGAGTACGGTAATATATACAAGCAGTACCAGAGATATGGCATTTAGTATTGGGAATGAGTATGATATTAAAAAGATCACCAGAGATTCATTTAGAAGAGAAGCGGCTAACATTGGACTAGGAGAGCAAATGGCTATGAAGCGGTTTGATTATTTGGCAAATGCTTTTCCGGATGCGCTGAATAAAGCATGTGATGAATTACTGGGCAAGGGATTTAACAAGGCGATTGATATTTATGAGAGAATTAGGGACAAGAGGAGAGAGTTTATTTCATGA
- a CDS encoding YczE/YyaS/YitT family protein encodes MSKREWIKKIAVIIIGSVIAAYGITLALYAGFGGATLAVLWQGISGTFHVSIGAASFIVAVVMILFVLVYDRSQIHIGTILYQIVYSLCVDLFAQMHVYSKYIWLNMLIMLVGIVLFAVGTGLYAAADLGRGSYEAVTFALAEKNHWQVKVVRMILDAAMVVIGVILGGKFGVCTVVTVIVSGPIIQFTVGRAKRIIKL; translated from the coding sequence ATGAGTAAAAGAGAGTGGATAAAGAAGATAGCTGTTATAATAATTGGTTCAGTCATTGCCGCATATGGTATAACCCTGGCATTGTATGCCGGATTTGGCGGTGCGACTTTGGCGGTATTATGGCAGGGAATATCTGGAACGTTTCATGTGAGTATCGGGGCAGCGTCGTTCATAGTTGCGGTGGTAATGATACTTTTTGTTCTCGTATATGACAGGTCACAGATACATATAGGAACTATACTTTACCAGATTGTTTACAGTCTGTGTGTTGATCTGTTTGCACAAATGCATGTCTACAGCAAATACATATGGCTCAATATGTTGATCATGCTCGTCGGAATCGTGCTGTTTGCGGTGGGAACAGGACTTTATGCGGCGGCGGACCTTGGGCGTGGTTCATACGAGGCTGTGACATTTGCGCTTGCAGAGAAGAATCACTGGCAGGTGAAGGTAGTCAGGATGATACTTGATGCTGCCATGGTTGTGATAGGTGTGATCCTTGGGGGAAAGTTTGGTGTGTGTACGGTTGTTACTGTGATTGTATCGGGGCCGATAATTCAGTTTACTGTTGGGAGAGCAAAGAGAATCATAAAACTATAA
- a CDS encoding thioredoxin family protein: MLTKANSRSNSRRFLASWCMPCRMVRPVLEEISKERQDIKVVKINVDEEPELASRFQIMSIPTLFVIKDGKIKNHSVGTKSKDEILAMI, from the coding sequence TTGCTGACAAAAGCAAATTCACGATCTAATTCAAGAAGATTTTTGGCATCATGGTGCATGCCGTGCCGAATGGTTCGACCTGTATTAGAGGAAATATCAAAAGAACGTCAGGATATTAAAGTCGTGAAAATCAATGTAGATGAAGAACCGGAATTAGCAAGTCGGTTTCAGATAATGAGTATCCCCACATTGTTTGTTATCAAGGATGGAAAAATCAAAAATCATTCAGTAGGAACAAAATCAAAAGACGAAATACTTGCTATGATATGA
- the radA gene encoding DNA repair protein RadA, with protein MAKEKQVFFCQECGFESTKWMGQCPGCKAWNSFCEEKVTVGAKSQSGRRTVVAPTSILEVETTDETRFTTGIGELNRVLGGGIVSGSLVLVGGDPGIGKSTILLQMCRNMSEMGQKILYVSGEESLSQIKMRAERIGRFTKDMLLLCVNNLEDVEEYVKKDTPKIIVIDSIQTIVTDDIESAPGSVSQVKEVTARLMRMAKQTGIAIFIVGHVTKEGTVAGPRTLEHMVDTVLYFEGERNAGFRVLRAVKNRFGSTNEIGVFEMKGNGLAEVKNPSQLMLDGRPDDTSGSVVVCTMEGTRPILLEIQALVCQSSFNLPRRTSVGLDYNRVNLLLAVLEKRGGIVMAGCDAYVNIAGGMRLDDPSADLGIVFALVSSFKNRAIPSDMVMFGEMGLSGEVRGVSGAEQRVREAAKMGFKTCIIPKSNMDNVKKMKDLGDMKVVGVANIQQALEYI; from the coding sequence ATGGCAAAAGAAAAACAGGTGTTTTTTTGCCAGGAATGTGGATTTGAATCGACAAAGTGGATGGGGCAGTGCCCTGGATGCAAGGCCTGGAATTCATTTTGTGAGGAGAAAGTGACGGTAGGCGCCAAGAGTCAGTCCGGTAGAAGGACTGTCGTGGCGCCTACAAGCATTTTAGAGGTTGAGACGACTGACGAGACACGATTTACCACAGGAATAGGCGAATTAAACAGAGTGTTAGGTGGCGGAATAGTGAGTGGTTCACTGGTGCTTGTGGGAGGAGATCCAGGAATAGGTAAGTCCACCATATTGCTGCAGATGTGCAGAAACATGTCCGAGATGGGACAGAAGATACTGTATGTGTCGGGTGAGGAATCCCTTTCACAGATAAAGATGAGGGCGGAGCGTATAGGAAGATTTACAAAGGATATGCTGCTTCTCTGTGTCAATAATCTTGAGGATGTGGAGGAATATGTCAAGAAAGACACGCCTAAGATCATTGTCATAGATTCTATACAGACGATAGTAACGGATGATATAGAGTCTGCGCCGGGAAGCGTATCCCAGGTGAAGGAAGTGACAGCCAGACTCATGAGAATGGCGAAACAGACAGGAATAGCAATATTTATAGTCGGACATGTGACAAAGGAGGGAACTGTGGCGGGACCAAGAACCCTTGAGCACATGGTTGATACAGTTCTCTATTTTGAGGGCGAGCGCAATGCAGGCTTTAGAGTACTTCGGGCTGTGAAGAATAGATTTGGATCGACGAATGAGATCGGTGTATTTGAGATGAAGGGAAATGGCCTTGCGGAAGTGAAGAATCCATCACAGTTGATGCTTGATGGAAGACCGGATGACACGTCGGGTTCCGTCGTAGTGTGTACGATGGAGGGAACAAGACCTATACTTCTAGAGATACAGGCGCTGGTCTGCCAGTCGAGCTTCAATCTTCCAAGGCGTACCAGTGTAGGACTCGATTACAATAGAGTGAATCTGCTTCTTGCAGTGCTCGAGAAGCGAGGCGGAATAGTTATGGCGGGATGCGATGCCTATGTGAATATTGCCGGTGGTATGAGACTTGATGATCCATCTGCAGATCTTGGAATAGTATTTGCACTGGTGTCGAGTTTTAAGAACCGTGCTATACCATCAGATATGGTTATGTTTGGCGAGATGGGGCTTTCAGGTGAAGTGCGCGGAGTTTCCGGAGCGGAGCAGAGAGTGCGCGAGGCAGCAAAGATGGGATTCAAGACATGCATAATACCAAAGTCAAATATGGATAATGTAAAGAAGATGAAAGACCTTGGTGATATGAAAGTAGTGGGTGTGGCCAATATACAACAGGCACTGGAGTACATATAG
- a CDS encoding AraC family transcriptional regulator: MAYACGFSGTSYFCELFHRHYGITPNKYRKENL; encoded by the coding sequence GTGGCATACGCCTGTGGATTTTCCGGTACGAGCTATTTCTGTGAGTTGTTTCACAGGCACTATGGGATTACGCCGAATAAATATAGGAAAGAGAATTTATAG
- the purD gene encoding phosphoribosylamine--glycine ligase: MKVLVVGSGGREHAIVTSISKSDKVSKIYCAPGNAGIAALAECVDIGVMDFDKLVAFAKEKEIDLVVVAPDDPLVAGAVDAFEAAGIRAFGPRANAAIIEGSKAFSKDLMKKYGIPTAAYENFTDPDSAIKYLETATFPIVLKADGLALGKGVLICNDLEEAKAGVKEIMLDKHFGSAGNTMVIEEFMTGREVSVLCFCDGTTIKPMTSAQDHKRAKDGDQGLNTGGMGTFSPSPFYTKDIDEYCMENIYKPTMAAMKAEGREFKGVLFCGLMMTPNGVKVLEYNARFGDPEAQVVLPRMKNDIIDVMEACIDGTLDKIDLQFEDNAAVCVVLASDGYPVSYKKGYPIHGLENFDGKDDYFVFHAGTKFDGDEIVTNGGRVLGVTAKGKDLFEARANAYAATEWITFDNKYMRHDIGKAIDEQ, encoded by the coding sequence ATGAAAGTATTGGTAGTAGGAAGCGGCGGAAGAGAGCATGCTATAGTTACAAGTATTTCAAAGAGCGATAAAGTATCCAAAATATATTGTGCACCTGGCAACGCAGGTATCGCAGCACTTGCAGAGTGCGTTGATATAGGTGTGATGGATTTTGACAAGCTGGTTGCATTTGCAAAGGAGAAGGAGATTGATCTGGTAGTGGTAGCACCGGATGATCCACTTGTTGCAGGTGCGGTTGATGCATTTGAGGCAGCTGGTATCAGAGCTTTTGGACCTCGTGCGAATGCGGCGATCATAGAGGGATCAAAGGCATTCTCCAAGGATCTCATGAAGAAGTATGGTATACCGACAGCGGCTTATGAGAATTTTACAGATCCAGACTCAGCGATCAAGTATCTTGAGACAGCTACATTCCCTATAGTTTTAAAGGCTGACGGACTTGCACTTGGAAAGGGCGTTCTCATATGCAATGACCTTGAGGAGGCAAAGGCAGGTGTCAAGGAGATCATGCTTGACAAGCACTTTGGTTCAGCGGGCAATACTATGGTTATAGAGGAGTTCATGACAGGACGTGAAGTATCAGTTCTCTGTTTCTGTGATGGAACAACTATCAAGCCTATGACATCAGCGCAGGATCACAAGAGAGCAAAGGATGGAGATCAGGGACTCAACACTGGCGGGATGGGAACATTCTCACCAAGTCCTTTCTATACAAAAGATATAGACGAGTACTGCATGGAGAATATCTACAAGCCGACTATGGCAGCCATGAAGGCTGAGGGCAGAGAATTCAAGGGAGTTCTGTTCTGCGGACTTATGATGACACCTAACGGTGTTAAGGTTCTTGAGTACAACGCAAGATTTGGCGATCCGGAGGCTCAGGTAGTACTTCCACGTATGAAGAATGATATCATCGATGTCATGGAGGCATGTATCGATGGAACACTTGATAAGATAGATCTTCAGTTTGAGGACAATGCGGCAGTTTGTGTCGTTCTTGCATCAGACGGTTATCCTGTATCATACAAGAAGGGTTATCCTATACACGGGCTTGAGAATTTTGACGGTAAGGATGACTACTTTGTATTCCATGCCGGAACAAAGTTTGACGGCGATGAAATCGTGACAAATGGTGGCCGTGTACTCGGTGTTACAGCAAAGGGCAAGGATCTCTTCGAGGCACGTGCAAATGCATATGCTGCAACTGAGTGGATCACATTTGACAATAAGTATATGAGACACGATATAGGAAAAGCTATTGACGAGCAGTAG
- a CDS encoding helix-turn-helix domain-containing protein codes for MKIIDSKSLGEAIRIRRKELKYTQAYIAEFTGFSVSFISDLERGKATAEIGKAITIINLLGMDILVEKRG; via the coding sequence ATGAAAATAATAGATTCAAAATCTTTGGGTGAGGCAATCAGAATAAGAAGAAAAGAACTGAAATATACTCAGGCTTATATAGCAGAATTTACAGGATTTAGTGTAAGTTTTATTTCGGATTTGGAAAGAGGTAAGGCTACAGCAGAAATCGGAAAGGCAATTACAATTATCAATTTACTGGGAATGGATATTCTCGTAGAAAAGAGAGGTTAG
- a CDS encoding DUF2716 domain-containing protein: MRDGITGEWIIIPGNTKKYHKATPWSEKQEKIINSILKELGLEKMYALDWNHDCFEFSPMEDISMNYNYYDPDRQCQVYFPTYYPDGDYYFFIDSTWNCGIFGHPWRNEIIVMGKELIKRFEKNKEILEL, encoded by the coding sequence ATTCGTGATGGCATCACTGGTGAATGGATTATAATACCAGGCAATACAAAAAAGTATCATAAAGCGACTCCCTGGAGTGAAAAACAAGAGAAAATAATCAATTCTATTTTGAAGGAACTAGGACTGGAAAAAATGTATGCCTTAGACTGGAATCATGATTGTTTTGAATTCTCACCAATGGAAGATATTTCTATGAATTATAACTATTATGATCCTGATAGACAATGTCAAGTGTATTTTCCAACATATTATCCAGATGGAGATTATTATTTTTTCATTGATAGCACATGGAATTGTGGAATCTTCGGTCATCCCTGGCGAAATGAAATTATAGTAATGGGAAAAGAACTGATTAAAAGGTTTGAAAAAAACAAGGAAATACTAGAACTTTAA
- the purN gene encoding phosphoribosylglycinamide formyltransferase, producing MLKVAVLVSGGGTNLQAIIDAIENKVITDTEIVAVISNNRNAFALERAKKAGIAAEVVSPKDYADRAEFNEVLLAKLQETGADLIVLAGYLVVIPEIVIDAYPNKIVNIHPSLIPAFCGTGYYGLKVHEAALARGVKVVGATVHFVDKGTDTGPIIMQKAVAVQNGDTPKVLQQRVMEQAEWKLLPAVIDKIAHGKVHVEDGIAVVED from the coding sequence ATGCTAAAGGTTGCAGTTCTGGTATCAGGCGGCGGAACCAATCTTCAGGCCATCATAGATGCCATAGAAAATAAAGTCATAACAGATACAGAGATAGTTGCAGTCATAAGCAACAACAGGAATGCATTTGCTCTTGAGAGGGCGAAGAAGGCAGGGATAGCAGCGGAGGTCGTAAGCCCTAAGGATTACGCAGACCGCGCAGAGTTTAACGAGGTACTTCTCGCAAAACTTCAGGAGACCGGTGCGGATCTCATAGTCCTCGCAGGATATCTTGTGGTCATACCTGAGATAGTGATAGATGCATATCCGAACAAGATAGTAAACATACACCCATCACTCATACCGGCGTTCTGCGGAACAGGCTACTATGGACTTAAAGTTCATGAGGCAGCTCTCGCAAGAGGTGTAAAGGTTGTAGGTGCAACGGTTCATTTTGTAGATAAAGGTACTGACACAGGTCCTATCATAATGCAGAAGGCAGTTGCAGTACAGAATGGAGATACACCAAAGGTTCTTCAGCAACGTGTTATGGAGCAGGCTGAGTGGAAGCTTCTGCCTGCGGTTATAGATAAGATAGCCCACGGCAAGGTTCATGTGGAAGATGGTATAGCAGTCGTGGAAGATTAG